From one Candidatus Glassbacteria bacterium genomic stretch:
- a CDS encoding HU family DNA-binding protein, whose protein sequence is MAKELFGQYLVRMGKVTQADIEEALLLQEVLEDTLGATALAQEMISFKQVGEILDHMDKSDESFTDAALALGLLTKQQITRLREEAERSHFRLGQLLVATTKLSRDELEKQLEAFPAERLMVPSPNVTKADLVMRVAEKTGRDSRTVKQLVESFLESIGSALADGGKVTLKNFGTFSTAVHSARKGRNPRSGKPIDIPERKVAQLKFSRSLRGTVE, encoded by the coding sequence ATGGCTAAGGAGCTGTTTGGACAATACCTGGTCAGAATGGGCAAGGTAACCCAGGCTGACATCGAGGAAGCTTTGCTGCTGCAGGAGGTACTGGAGGACACCCTCGGGGCTACCGCGCTGGCCCAGGAAATGATCAGCTTCAAGCAGGTTGGAGAAATCCTGGACCACATGGACAAGTCCGACGAGAGTTTTACCGATGCCGCCCTGGCTCTGGGCCTGCTGACCAAACAGCAGATTACCCGGCTCAGGGAAGAAGCCGAAAGGAGCCATTTCAGGCTCGGCCAACTGCTGGTCGCAACCACCAAGCTGAGCCGCGATGAACTGGAGAAGCAACTGGAGGCCTTCCCGGCCGAACGCCTGATGGTCCCCAGTCCCAACGTGACCAAAGCAGATCTTGTAATGCGTGTCGCTGAAAAAACAGGCCGTGACAGCCGGACGGTCAAACAGCTGGTGGAATCTTTCCTGGAAAGTATCGGCAGCGCGCTGGCCGATGGCGGCAAGGTGACACTGAAGAACTTCGGCACGTTTTCCACCGCAGTGCACAGCGCGCGCAAGGGCCGGAACCCCCGCAGCGGCAAGCCGATCGACATCCCGGAGCGGAAAGTAGCCCAGCTTAAGTTCAGCCGCAGCCTCCGCGGGACGGTGGAGTAA
- the trxB gene encoding thioredoxin-disulfide reductase has product MSQHYRQLIVGSGAAGLSAAIYSARASLEPLVFEGNQPGGQLTTTTEVENFPGFEEGILGPQLMEIMKKQAVRFGASFASRNVSGLERDGDLLKLTAGGDLYTADSLIIATGARPKMLGLENEKKFMGRGVSTCATCDAFFYRGKEVTVVGGGDSAMEEAGFISKFATKVTLVHRRDQLRASRIMQDRVLRNEKIDVAWNTVVADVLGDEEKGVYAVMLENVKTGVKTEHPTDGFFLAIGHIPNSEPFEGAIDLDGDGYILVTGGTAASMDGVFAAGDVVDHVYRQAITAAGMGCMASLDAEKYLAALE; this is encoded by the coding sequence ATGAGCCAGCATTACAGACAACTGATAGTCGGCAGCGGAGCGGCGGGCCTGAGTGCGGCAATCTACTCGGCGCGGGCCTCGCTCGAACCGCTGGTGTTTGAAGGCAACCAGCCCGGCGGCCAGTTGACCACAACCACCGAAGTCGAAAATTTTCCGGGCTTCGAGGAGGGTATCCTCGGGCCGCAGTTGATGGAGATCATGAAGAAGCAGGCCGTGCGATTCGGCGCCAGCTTCGCCAGCCGGAATGTCAGCGGGCTGGAGCGTGACGGCGACCTACTGAAGCTTACCGCCGGCGGTGATCTTTACACGGCGGACAGCCTGATTATCGCCACCGGGGCCAGGCCGAAAATGCTGGGTCTGGAGAACGAGAAAAAATTCATGGGCCGGGGCGTGAGCACCTGCGCCACCTGCGACGCTTTTTTCTACCGCGGCAAGGAAGTGACCGTTGTCGGCGGCGGGGACAGCGCTATGGAGGAGGCCGGGTTCATCAGCAAGTTCGCCACTAAGGTCACCCTGGTCCATCGCCGCGACCAGCTCCGGGCCAGCCGGATCATGCAGGACCGCGTGCTCAGAAACGAGAAGATCGATGTAGCGTGGAACACCGTGGTCGCCGACGTGCTGGGCGATGAGGAAAAAGGCGTTTATGCGGTGATGCTGGAAAACGTGAAGACCGGCGTGAAAACCGAGCACCCCACCGACGGCTTCTTCCTGGCGATCGGCCATATCCCCAACAGTGAGCCGTTCGAGGGCGCGATCGACCTGGACGGCGACGGCTATATCCTGGTCACGGGAGGCACCGCTGCCAGCATGGATGGCGTGTTCGCCGCGGGCGACGTGGTCGATCACGTCTACCGCCAGGCGATTACCGCCGCCGGCATGGGCTGCATGGCCAGCCTGGATGCCGAGAAATATCTGGCTGCTTTGGAATAA
- a CDS encoding sulfatase: MLKTVLPLLVLGPACRAGNKKVRPNILLLMSDNHSWNHLGCYGDRVVQTPNIDRIAAQGVKFSHAFCAAPSCSPARAGMLSGQDIWRLEEGANLWGILPDMFPFYTDLLEASGYHVGSQGKGWGPGSVAESGREYNHGGRTYNSFGEFLEKNLSDQPWCYWFSSQNPHRPYELGSGERSGMDPAEVEVPSYLPDNDAVRGDICDYYFEIQKFDAEVGEILRTLDASGQREKTLIVICSDNGWQMPRGLANLYDFGTRIPLIFSWQRQIQEGRTVDDLINLNDLAPTFLEIAGVPVPAEMTARSLTNLLFSSRSGRIDPARNRVFTARERHALCRMNGLGYPGRAIRTRDFLYIRNYEPERWPGGDPPLFGDCDAHMLHYPAPTKIHLLAHRDEPEIKPLFDLAFAKRPEEELYDLRSDPDQMNNLAESADCQAQREELSNALNEYLSATDDPRISGKELKWEQGKYYETADFKPRPSREAIELLDLEEEYNYFPE; this comes from the coding sequence ATGCTTAAAACCGTGCTGCCCCTGCTGGTATTGGGACCGGCCTGCCGGGCCGGGAACAAAAAAGTGCGCCCGAACATCCTGCTGCTCATGTCCGACAATCATTCGTGGAACCACCTTGGATGTTATGGTGACCGGGTGGTGCAAACGCCGAATATCGACAGGATAGCGGCCCAGGGAGTGAAATTCAGCCATGCTTTCTGCGCCGCCCCGTCGTGCAGTCCGGCGCGGGCGGGCATGCTGAGCGGGCAGGATATCTGGCGGCTGGAAGAAGGTGCTAATCTGTGGGGAATCCTGCCGGATATGTTCCCCTTTTACACCGACCTGCTGGAGGCTTCAGGGTACCATGTCGGCTCCCAGGGCAAGGGCTGGGGGCCGGGCAGTGTCGCCGAGAGCGGCCGTGAATACAATCACGGCGGCAGAACGTATAATTCCTTCGGCGAATTTTTGGAGAAGAATCTTTCCGATCAGCCGTGGTGTTACTGGTTCAGCAGCCAGAACCCGCACAGGCCGTATGAACTCGGTTCGGGAGAACGATCAGGGATGGACCCGGCCGAGGTGGAGGTGCCCTCCTACCTGCCGGATAACGACGCGGTGCGGGGGGATATCTGCGATTATTATTTTGAAATTCAGAAATTCGACGCCGAGGTCGGCGAAATCCTCCGCACGCTCGACGCCTCGGGGCAACGGGAAAAGACCCTGATCGTAATCTGCAGCGACAACGGCTGGCAGATGCCGCGAGGCCTGGCGAACCTTTACGATTTCGGCACCAGGATCCCGCTGATTTTCTCCTGGCAGCGGCAGATTCAGGAAGGCAGGACCGTGGACGATCTTATCAACCTGAACGATCTCGCCCCCACGTTTCTGGAAATCGCCGGAGTTCCCGTTCCCGCTGAGATGACCGCCAGAAGTCTGACCAATCTGCTCTTCAGTTCCCGCTCCGGCCGGATCGATCCAGCCAGGAACCGCGTGTTTACCGCCAGGGAACGGCATGCTCTGTGCCGCATGAACGGCCTGGGCTATCCGGGGCGGGCGATCCGGACCAGGGATTTCCTCTATATCAGGAATTACGAGCCCGAGCGCTGGCCCGGCGGCGACCCGCCGCTGTTCGGCGATTGCGATGCCCACATGCTGCACTACCCGGCCCCGACAAAAATCCACCTGCTGGCCCATCGAGACGAGCCGGAGATAAAGCCGCTGTTCGACCTGGCTTTCGCTAAACGTCCGGAGGAGGAGCTTTACGATCTGCGCAGCGATCCTGACCAGATGAACAATCTCGCCGAATCGGCGGACTGCCAGGCGCAAAGGGAAGAGTTGTCGAACGCCTTGAACGAGTATTTAAGCGCTACGGACGACCCGCGCATTTCAGGGAAAGAACTCAAATGGGAACAGGGGAAATACTACGAAACGGCGGATTTCAAACCAAGACCCAGCCGTGAGGCTATCGAATTACTGGACCTTGAGGAGGAGTATAACTACTTCCCTGAGTAG